The nucleotide sequence GGTAAAAtcaataatgataataataataataaggatCCCCGGCTTCTCGAACTCGCTGACGGGCCTCCAAAATATACAACGACGAGCCATACATATCCAAGTCAGCTCTCACCACTTGCTATGCCATCCACCATGACCGTGCCAGCCGTGTCCGCTGCTGATATAGATGGGCCAACCGTAGCTCAAGCCACCGTGCCAGCCGTGTCCGTGTCCTGACCATCCACCGTGCCAACCGTGGCCGTGTCCTGACCATCCGTGACTATACCTGTTCGAAAGATTGCATGAATATTGGAAAGTATTGCATTATACCGCGCGGGTGAATTATTTATTGGATAACTGCGTTTATCGCCGCGTTGCACAATGCGAGATCgaattattgaaattaaattattgcgACTTTTACGCGCTCGTATAAATTAAGACTAATCAATGCGCGTTACAGAAAAGCGAGCTTACGATGGCCATCCATGTCCGGACCATCCGTGACCGTGTCCAGACCAGCCGTGACCGTAGGACGGCCAGATCCACGGGTTCCAGCCGTAGCTTCTCTTGTCAACTTTTTTATCCTCAGCTTGTTCCACGTCCTCTTGCGGCACCTGATTCAGCACACCCTGATTGACACCGACGTCGTTCGTCTCCGCGGGCTTCGAAATGATCGCCTGACCCACGGCCAAGCCCACCAGCGAGAGCAGCAGCTACGAACACAGCCAGAAGATTTTAGTAACGACTCAGCCGAAAAATTGCGAAAAATCATCGAGCCGAGCTTACCAGCAGCTTCATTTTCCTATACAATATGTGCGTGTAAAGAAACTCAGCCGAGCCGACTGATACACATGCGCCGATCGTCCTGGACTTTTATACCGCGTTCTTCATCCAACTCGTTTCCATCGTT is from Nasonia vitripennis strain AsymCx chromosome 1, Nvit_psr_1.1, whole genome shotgun sequence and encodes:
- the LOC100122936 gene encoding cold and drought-regulated protein CORA-like, giving the protein MKLLLLLSLVGLAVGQAIISKPAETNDVGVNQGVLNQVPQEDVEQAEDKKVDKRSYGWNPWIWPSYGHGWSGHGHGWSGHGWPSYSHGWSGHGHGWHGGWSGHGHGWHGGLSYGWPIYISSGHGWHGHGGWHSKW